In Humulus lupulus chromosome 6, drHumLupu1.1, whole genome shotgun sequence, a single genomic region encodes these proteins:
- the LOC133781516 gene encoding probable linoleate 9S-lipoxygenase 5 isoform X1: MPRLIEDNKFGWRTDVEFAREMIAGVHPTHIRCLKEFPMTSKLDPELYGDQTSKITELHIKNNLKELPIHEALAKNKLFILDHQDSFMPYLRSINAAHTATKVYASRTLLFLKNDDTLKPIAIELSLPHPNGYQYGTISKVYTPTEHGPESIIWELAKAYVAVNDSAYHQLCSHWLSTHAVIEPFVIATHRQLSALHPIHKLVQPHTRGTMSMNALSRSDLINAGGYIESLFSQGKHAMEASAVVYKDWVFTEQALPADLLKRGLAVKDQHSRYGLRLIIEDYPYGEDGLDIWFAINSWVKDYCYYYYKSDDIVQKDIELQAWWKEIREVGHGDKKDEAWWPKMQTRDELVESCTILIWISSALHAAVNFGQYDFIAFFLNRPTLSRRFMPEEGSDEYKKLISHPEKGFLLTVTSKDHIEGLIDLLNFLSTHDSDEVYLNQRENPDWTLDTYPLHAFERFADKLGKIGDAIEKRNKDKDKKNRAGPVNFPYTFLIPTSKQAGITDRGIPNSISK; the protein is encoded by the exons ATGCCTCGCTTGATTGAAG ATAATAAATTTGGGTGGAGGACTGATGTAGAATTTGCAAGAGAAATGATTGCTGGTGTGCACCCTACCCACATTCGCTGCCTCaaa GAATTTCCAATGACCAGCAAGCTTGACCCTGAATTGTATGGTGATCAAACTAGCAAAATTACTGAACTCCACATTAAGAACAACTTGAAGGAGCTCCCAATACATGAG GCACTCgccaaaaataaattatttatattggATCACCAGGATTCGTTTATGCCATACCTGAGGAGCATAAATGCAGCTCATACTGCTACAAAGGTTTATGCAAGTCGAACTCTCCTATTTTTGAAAAATGACGATACATTGAAGCCTATTGCCATCGAATTAAGCCTACCACATCCGAATGGTTATCAATATGGTACAATTAGCAAAGTATATACCCCAACTGAGCATGGTCCTGAATCTATCATTTGGGAACTGGCTAAAGCTTATGTAGCTGTAAATGATTCAGCCTACCATCAGCTCTGTAGTCATTG GTTGAGTACACATGCTGTGATTGAGCCTTTTGTTATAGCAACACATAGACAACTAAGTGCACTCCACCCAATCCACAAACTCGTGCAACCCCATACCCGTGGTACTATGAGCATGAATGCATTATCCAGAAGTGATCTCATCAATGCAGGTGGATATATAGAGTCCTTATTTTCTCAAGGAAAGCATGCAATGGAAGCATCAGCAGTAGTTTATAAGGATTGGGTATTTACTGAGCAAGCACTCCCAGCAGATCTCCTTAAAAG AGGATTAGCAGTGAAAGATCAGCATTCTCGTTATGGGCTTCGCCTGATAATAGAGGACTATCCTTATGGTGAGGATGGGTTAGACATCTGGTTTGCAATTAATTCATGGGTTAAAGACTATTGTTATTACTATTACAAGTCTGATGACATTGTTCAGAAAGACATAGAACTTCAAGCATGGTGGAAGGAAATCAGGGAAGTGGGTCATGGTGACAAGAAAGACGAAGCTTGGTGGCCAAAAATGCAAACTCGTGACGAACTAGTTGAGTCATGCACCATACTCATATGGATTTCTTCTGCTCTTCATGCAGCTGTTAACTTTGGACAATATGATTTTATAGCATTCTTTCTAAACCGTCCCACATTAAGCCGGCGGTTCATGCCTGAAGAGGGCTCTGATGAGTATAAGAAACTGATTTCTCACCCGGAAAAAGGTTTCTTGTTGACAGTTACTTCAAAAGATCATATCGAAGGTCTGATTGACCTTCTAAACTTTTTGTCGACGCATGATTCAGATGAGGTTTATCTCAATCAAAGAGAAAATCCTGATTGGACTTTAGATACTTATCCTTTGCATGCTTTTGAAAGATTTGCAGATAAACTTGGTAAAATTGGGGATGCTATTGAGAAAAGGAACAAAGACAAGGACAAAAAGAACCGAGCTGGCCCAGTCAATTTCCCATATACTTTTCTCATTCCTACGAGTAAACAAGCTGGGATCACTGATAGGGGAATCCCCAACAGCATCTCAAAGTAA
- the LOC133781516 gene encoding probable linoleate 9S-lipoxygenase 5 isoform X2, producing the protein MTSKLDPELYGDQTSKITELHIKNNLKELPIHEALAKNKLFILDHQDSFMPYLRSINAAHTATKVYASRTLLFLKNDDTLKPIAIELSLPHPNGYQYGTISKVYTPTEHGPESIIWELAKAYVAVNDSAYHQLCSHWLSTHAVIEPFVIATHRQLSALHPIHKLVQPHTRGTMSMNALSRSDLINAGGYIESLFSQGKHAMEASAVVYKDWVFTEQALPADLLKRGLAVKDQHSRYGLRLIIEDYPYGEDGLDIWFAINSWVKDYCYYYYKSDDIVQKDIELQAWWKEIREVGHGDKKDEAWWPKMQTRDELVESCTILIWISSALHAAVNFGQYDFIAFFLNRPTLSRRFMPEEGSDEYKKLISHPEKGFLLTVTSKDHIEGLIDLLNFLSTHDSDEVYLNQRENPDWTLDTYPLHAFERFADKLGKIGDAIEKRNKDKDKKNRAGPVNFPYTFLIPTSKQAGITDRGIPNSISK; encoded by the exons ATGACCAGCAAGCTTGACCCTGAATTGTATGGTGATCAAACTAGCAAAATTACTGAACTCCACATTAAGAACAACTTGAAGGAGCTCCCAATACATGAG GCACTCgccaaaaataaattatttatattggATCACCAGGATTCGTTTATGCCATACCTGAGGAGCATAAATGCAGCTCATACTGCTACAAAGGTTTATGCAAGTCGAACTCTCCTATTTTTGAAAAATGACGATACATTGAAGCCTATTGCCATCGAATTAAGCCTACCACATCCGAATGGTTATCAATATGGTACAATTAGCAAAGTATATACCCCAACTGAGCATGGTCCTGAATCTATCATTTGGGAACTGGCTAAAGCTTATGTAGCTGTAAATGATTCAGCCTACCATCAGCTCTGTAGTCATTG GTTGAGTACACATGCTGTGATTGAGCCTTTTGTTATAGCAACACATAGACAACTAAGTGCACTCCACCCAATCCACAAACTCGTGCAACCCCATACCCGTGGTACTATGAGCATGAATGCATTATCCAGAAGTGATCTCATCAATGCAGGTGGATATATAGAGTCCTTATTTTCTCAAGGAAAGCATGCAATGGAAGCATCAGCAGTAGTTTATAAGGATTGGGTATTTACTGAGCAAGCACTCCCAGCAGATCTCCTTAAAAG AGGATTAGCAGTGAAAGATCAGCATTCTCGTTATGGGCTTCGCCTGATAATAGAGGACTATCCTTATGGTGAGGATGGGTTAGACATCTGGTTTGCAATTAATTCATGGGTTAAAGACTATTGTTATTACTATTACAAGTCTGATGACATTGTTCAGAAAGACATAGAACTTCAAGCATGGTGGAAGGAAATCAGGGAAGTGGGTCATGGTGACAAGAAAGACGAAGCTTGGTGGCCAAAAATGCAAACTCGTGACGAACTAGTTGAGTCATGCACCATACTCATATGGATTTCTTCTGCTCTTCATGCAGCTGTTAACTTTGGACAATATGATTTTATAGCATTCTTTCTAAACCGTCCCACATTAAGCCGGCGGTTCATGCCTGAAGAGGGCTCTGATGAGTATAAGAAACTGATTTCTCACCCGGAAAAAGGTTTCTTGTTGACAGTTACTTCAAAAGATCATATCGAAGGTCTGATTGACCTTCTAAACTTTTTGTCGACGCATGATTCAGATGAGGTTTATCTCAATCAAAGAGAAAATCCTGATTGGACTTTAGATACTTATCCTTTGCATGCTTTTGAAAGATTTGCAGATAAACTTGGTAAAATTGGGGATGCTATTGAGAAAAGGAACAAAGACAAGGACAAAAAGAACCGAGCTGGCCCAGTCAATTTCCCATATACTTTTCTCATTCCTACGAGTAAACAAGCTGGGATCACTGATAGGGGAATCCCCAACAGCATCTCAAAGTAA